TCTGCAACACACTGTTTATCATGAACAGCGGCGCTTTGATCTTAAGGGAACAAAGAGACAGCCTGGCTGTTTTTTACTATAAAAGATTCCTTCAGGTGGCTCTTCCCTTTTTTTGCTACTACTGCATTTATATCCTGCTCTCCTGCCAGTATTTCAATTCCGGCTTCCTAAGAGGAATATTTAAGGCTTTAAAAGATATGGCGGCAGGCCCTATTGGGTGGGCCCCCCATTTATGGGTGATCTATGTCATTTTGTCACTGTATATCCTGGCTCCATTTTTCAGCATCCTTTTAACGCATCTAAATGACTCCATGCTTCACGGACTGGCGTTTTTGATCCTTCTCTTCCGCTGTCTGGCGGTTTATCTGCCTGTCATGGGCCTTCCTTTAAACTTTGAGCTTATGATCAGCCCATGGGAAGGGGTATTTTTACTTGGCTATTACTTTGCGCAACCAATTTCCATGAAATACAGGAAAGCCTGGTGGGGACTTGGCCTCGCAGCCTGCTTATTTACCGTCCTCTGTACTGCCCTGCGGCCCGATTACAAGGCCATCCTATTGGCAGAAGGCGCTCCTGCCATGATCCTCTTAGCAGCCTCAGTCTTTCTTATGCTACGCTCTCTGGAAAGCCGGCTTCCAAAGCCTGGAATCGTGATGAACTTCTTGATCCGGCACAGCTATTCTATCCTTTTAGTACACTGGGCCGTGCTCTATTTTGTCAGGGAAAGGCTCCATATCGGCGGACTTGGTTTCAAAATGGCAGGCAGCACCCTGCTTTCTTTTCTTCTGGTTCTGGTTCTGTCAGCCGCAGCGGCATTTCTCTTTGACCAGACCGTAGTTCTTTGTGTCCAGACCCTGTTTAAACGTCTGGTCCATCCATTAAGGAGCCGGTGAGTGTTACTCTTCCGGCTCCATTGTTCTATCTGCTGCTATGGGCCTTACCGTGATTCCGTTGATTTCCACATGCTCACTTATGCCGATGACAATGCATGGCCGGCCGTCGATCATCCGGTTTTCTACAAGATAGGTTTTATCAGGCGCTACCTTGATACTCACATCCGTTGTCTTGATCTCAAAGCTTCTGGTATTAACTACATTGGAAGCGATGAAGGGAGGCACAGACGTTTCTTCGTTTTCGCTGTAACGCTGCTCAAACTCCTCAAGCTTCTCCTGGCTGGCTCCGTTGTTTTCCAGCAGCCTTTTCATCTGATACTTGTCCAGGGTAAAGGGAGCCGGTTCATCCTTTGTTTCTTCAAGAATCTCATTTAAATTTTCGTGAAGGTTCTTAACCGTTTCAAAATCGCAGTTATCTCCCAGCGTTTCCTCCACAAGGGCCTGGAATGTTTCTTTCTGGCTCTTGGCTGACATAGGTATCACACAGCCAAGCAGCTCATCAATTAAGCGTTCCGGCATCTGCTCCGGGTTTTTGGCATAGTATAAAAGGCTGTGAATATCCGTATTCCGGTCATTAAAGGACGGGAATAAAAAGCCGGTATCAGGAGCCTCCACGATCCAGTCCCTGCTGCGGTTTTCGATTACGTTAGACTCGGAATTGTAACAAAGGCCCGCTTTTGACAGTTTTACCGGGCAAACGGAGCACTGGATGAATTCATAAACAAAGTCTGAAGCATCATCCATTTCAAGTCCATCAGAGGACCTTGCGGGAATATCGTAGGCACAATGAATGAGGATAATGTAAAAATTCTCGCCGTAATCGTAGCTTGCGATCACCTTATCATAAAATTCCTCGATCAGGGCATCATCCTTTAACTGGCTGTCCCGAAGCTTTAATAGAAAGTTCTGGGTTCCGTCCTCAGCTTCCGTATGTAATGGAAATTCCATATTGACCATGTTCTTACCAATCGTCCCTGACAGGCCGCTTCTAAAGATGGCAAAATATTTAAACGCTTCTTCTTCCGGAAGTGATAAAAATGCTTCCTTAATCTCCGTTCTTTTGTTCTTTTCCGCGTCCACATAACAGCCACAGATACGGCTGATGGCACAGTTAGCAGGAGTAAAAAGTTTCTTTATTTCGTTAGCTTCTTTCTTATTCATTCTACGGCTTCTCCTATCCTAATGTAAAACTTCAGAATTAATACTAGAGCAAATCCGGGCAGATGTCAATCATTGGTATTGCTAAAAAAAAGCTCACAGACCATCAGGTCCATGAGCTTTTCAACTTTTTTATTTATCTGCTTTCCATAATCCGTGAAGATTACAGTATTCGTATGCGGCAACTACTTCATCTCCGTCGCAAAGCATGAATTCAGCCACTGGTTTATCACCTGGATTCAATATCTTTCTCTGATTGCCCTGCTTGGTCTCTAATGCGATCCAACCGATGAAATGTTCAGGAAGCATTGGGTGTTCAACGGAACCAACTGTAACTTTTACATGCTGACCGTCAATCTCAATAACCGGAACGTGCTTCTCAGTTGCAGCATCTGTTGTATTGGCTACCAATTCGTGCATATTTTCTCCACAGCATGTAATGGTACCGCCCTTTTCCTCTACAACCGCTACAATATTACCGCAACGGTTACACTTTAAAAACTTCATAGTAATAACCTCCTTCGTCTTTTGAATCTTTATTGAATTATATTCTCATTATACCATATTTACCATTCATTTACAATAGAATTAAACCGGCAAACAAAGCCCTCTTATTTGCCGCATCTTTCCTGATATTCCGAAGGCGATACTCCCAAAAGCTTCTTAAACTGTGCACTGAAATAGGCGGTGTCCGAATACCCCACCTGATCCGCCACCTCATAAACCTTAACCCGGCAGTCCTTTAACAGGGACATGGCTACCTGCATCCGGTAAAACGTAAGATAGCTGGTAAATGTATAATCCGTTTCCTTTTTTAATACCCGGCTCAAATATCCTTCGCTGATTTCTAAGTATTCCGCCACCGTACTAATGGTGATGTTCTCCTGATAATGCATCCGGATGTACCGGATGGCCTCAGCCACATATTTGTTCTTGGATTTCTTGTCCGCATTAAAAAGAAGTACCGGTGCTGAAACCTCTCCTGCCTCCTTTTCCTTCCCCTGCTCGATTTGACTCCGGATATGCAGGATGGCCTGTTCTAAATCTCCATCCTTTAAAGGCTTTAAGAGGTAATCACTGACCCCTAACCGCAACGCGCTTTGGGCGTACTTAAAATCCCCGTAAGCAGTCAGGATAATGAACTTCGCTCTGCACCCTTCTTCCCGAAGTTCGGTGATCATCTCCACCCCGTCCATGCGGGGCATCTTCACATCTGTCACGATAATGTCCGGGGAGAGCCGTTTTGCCAGACTGGCCCCTTCCTCCCCGTTAGCGGCCTCGCCCGCTATAACACAGTCCAGAGCCGCCCAGTTAATGGTCAAAATGATTCCCCGTCGGACCATCGTCTCATCTTCCACAACTATGACTTTATACATCCGTCACCTCCCTCTGGACCGGCAGTCTTAACGCAATGGTGGTTCCCTCCTTTGTCACTTCCGCCCTGATCCCATATTCCTGTCCGTAATAAACTTTCAGTATACGGATCACATTATAAAGCCCTAAGTGTCCATCTCTTTTCACCGGATTGTCACTGTTGATCCAGTCCACCATTTCTTTATCCATCCCGCACCCGTCATCCGTAATGGATATGCTTAATACTCCATCTTTCTGATATGCAAAAATACAGATGTATCCGTTCTCACACCCATCGAGCCCATGGATGATGGCATTCTCCACCAATGGCTGCAAAAACATTCTGGGCACCATGCAGTCCTCCAATTGGTCCGGTATCTCGGTTTCATAGAGGAATCGT
This genomic stretch from Lacrimispora sphenoides harbors:
- a CDS encoding acyltransferase, which produces MGKLQMTILAFIAISCCIHIRRQLKDRDYIKHLFLGSDAGKSRILYLDYVRLIAALFVILVHCLDFSTAGLTTGTKEWVAVQSLSSILLVCNTLFIMNSGALILREQRDSLAVFYYKRFLQVALPFFCYYCIYILLSCQYFNSGFLRGIFKALKDMAAGPIGWAPHLWVIYVILSLYILAPFFSILLTHLNDSMLHGLAFLILLFRCLAVYLPVMGLPLNFELMISPWEGVFLLGYYFAQPISMKYRKAWWGLGLAACLFTVLCTALRPDYKAILLAEGAPAMILLAASVFLMLRSLESRLPKPGIVMNFLIRHSYSILLVHWAVLYFVRERLHIGGLGFKMAGSTLLSFLLVLVLSAAAAFLFDQTVVLCVQTLFKRLVHPLRSR
- a CDS encoding DUF4317 domain-containing protein, whose amino-acid sequence is MNKKEANEIKKLFTPANCAISRICGCYVDAEKNKRTEIKEAFLSLPEEEAFKYFAIFRSGLSGTIGKNMVNMEFPLHTEAEDGTQNFLLKLRDSQLKDDALIEEFYDKVIASYDYGENFYIILIHCAYDIPARSSDGLEMDDASDFVYEFIQCSVCPVKLSKAGLCYNSESNVIENRSRDWIVEAPDTGFLFPSFNDRNTDIHSLLYYAKNPEQMPERLIDELLGCVIPMSAKSQKETFQALVEETLGDNCDFETVKNLHENLNEILEETKDEPAPFTLDKYQMKRLLENNGASQEKLEEFEQRYSENEETSVPPFIASNVVNTRSFEIKTTDVSIKVAPDKTYLVENRMIDGRPCIVIGISEHVEINGITVRPIAADRTMEPEE
- a CDS encoding desulfoferrodoxin family protein, whose product is MKFLKCNRCGNIVAVVEEKGGTITCCGENMHELVANTTDAATEKHVPVIEIDGQHVKVTVGSVEHPMLPEHFIGWIALETKQGNQRKILNPGDKPVAEFMLCDGDEVVAAYEYCNLHGLWKADK
- a CDS encoding response regulator transcription factor translates to MYKVIVVEDETMVRRGIILTINWAALDCVIAGEAANGEEGASLAKRLSPDIIVTDVKMPRMDGVEMITELREEGCRAKFIILTAYGDFKYAQSALRLGVSDYLLKPLKDGDLEQAILHIRSQIEQGKEKEAGEVSAPVLLFNADKKSKNKYVAEAIRYIRMHYQENITISTVAEYLEISEGYLSRVLKKETDYTFTSYLTFYRMQVAMSLLKDCRVKVYEVADQVGYSDTAYFSAQFKKLLGVSPSEYQERCGK